One Nitrososphaerales archaeon DNA segment encodes these proteins:
- a CDS encoding cobalamin biosynthesis protein yields MLPFIVHDPFMWLSTLALALLIDLVIGEFPEKVHPTVWMGRLIDSLKRFMRSSDRSKAKLNGVLLSLSVILSFSISTYLILYLTWRYLGPLVAMILAATLLKASFAFKSMWKFTTPIADAIKVGEYRRAKALLRHVVRRDTEKLNEQQTVSAAVETIAEGTVDGATAPLFYYALLGVPGAIAYRAINTLDSMVGYKDIEHIHLGWFSAKLDTIANFIPARTTSIMMILASWLLRKDWRNAWRILKRDCRRLESLNAGYPMSAMAGALNVRLEKPNFYRLGDDERPLSYGHIFDALWIMSLSIYLFILIIVVPLMILIWSIW; encoded by the coding sequence TTGCTCCCATTCATCGTCCATGACCCATTCATGTGGTTATCGACCTTGGCCTTAGCGCTACTTATCGATCTCGTGATAGGGGAGTTCCCTGAAAAGGTTCATCCTACGGTATGGATGGGCAGGCTCATCGACTCGTTAAAGCGATTTATGAGAAGTAGTGATCGTTCGAAGGCTAAGTTAAATGGGGTCCTCTTATCATTATCTGTAATACTCTCATTCTCGATATCTACGTACCTTATACTCTATCTGACATGGCGGTATCTTGGACCCTTAGTAGCGATGATCCTCGCTGCCACCTTGCTAAAGGCCAGTTTTGCGTTCAAATCGATGTGGAAGTTTACTACACCGATCGCTGACGCTATAAAGGTGGGTGAGTATCGAAGAGCGAAGGCCCTACTACGCCACGTAGTCCGTAGAGATACGGAGAAGCTCAACGAGCAGCAGACGGTCTCAGCAGCTGTAGAGACGATCGCTGAAGGTACTGTGGATGGTGCTACTGCACCCCTATTTTATTACGCTCTACTTGGTGTGCCGGGCGCTATTGCCTATAGGGCCATCAATACATTAGACTCGATGGTCGGATACAAAGATATTGAGCATATTCACCTAGGTTGGTTTTCTGCGAAGCTCGATACTATAGCCAATTTCATCCCCGCCAGAACAACATCTATAATGATGATCCTCGCCTCTTGGCTATTAAGGAAGGATTGGAGGAATGCGTGGAGGATACTAAAGAGGGATTGTAGGAGGTTGGAGAGTCTGAATGCCGGCTACCCCATGTCAGCCATGGCCGGTGCATTGAATGTAAGATTAGAAAAACCGAACTTTTACCGTTTGGGTGATGATGAACGGCCACTATCTTATGGGCATATCTTCGATGCTCTTTGGATCATGAGCCTATCGATATACCTTTTTATACTTATTATAGTGGTTCCCTTAATGATTCTGATCTGGTCGATCTGGTGA